One window of Candidatus Nitrospira kreftii genomic DNA carries:
- a CDS encoding hypothetical protein (conserved protein of unknown function), with the protein MKSFTLAILTWCLFILAAFIGFVDRAEAQNEPSPSDNMKTFSTTDQTGFKESRYRGKVVRVDASEVVITTKEGEEISLHRDETTKAAGKIKQGDMIEVQVNDQHHILSMKPFSQNEMRKTNAGTKK; encoded by the coding sequence ATGAAAAGTTTTACACTCGCCATTCTCACATGGTGCCTGTTTATTCTCGCCGCGTTTATCGGATTTGTTGATAGGGCTGAGGCGCAGAATGAACCGTCACCGTCCGACAATATGAAAACGTTTTCTACCACCGATCAAACAGGGTTTAAAGAAAGCAGATACCGAGGGAAAGTGGTTCGTGTGGATGCGAGTGAGGTTGTCATTACCACCAAGGAAGGTGAAGAGATCAGTTTACATCGAGATGAAACGACGAAGGCAGCCGGGAAGATCAAACAAGGGGATATGATTGAGGTTCAGGTCAATGACCAACACCATATCCTATCTATGAAGCCATTTTCTCAAAACGAAATGAGGAAGACCAATGCGGGAACCAAGAAGTGA
- a CDS encoding hypothetical protein (conserved protein of unknown function), whose amino-acid sequence MPNTNASFAPFTRSDAIKGQMDFLDSLDHQDRNQLDLESFDTQTRAILVRLYGESHQYLEVYEYAALAEAEALVNLPESAQEPQSRDRFMKGVQQRRQALLGMLVEMQALEAQESKVLQGEDREDPPSV is encoded by the coding sequence ATGCCGAATACAAACGCGTCATTTGCACCATTTACTCGGAGCGATGCCATCAAAGGACAAATGGACTTCTTGGATTCCCTGGATCATCAGGACCGGAACCAGCTTGACCTGGAGTCCTTTGACACCCAAACGAGAGCCATCCTCGTCCGGCTGTACGGGGAGTCTCATCAATATCTGGAAGTCTACGAATACGCTGCCTTGGCGGAGGCTGAGGCCTTGGTCAACCTTCCGGAATCCGCCCAAGAACCTCAGTCGAGAGATCGGTTTATGAAGGGCGTCCAACAGAGACGCCAGGCCCTGCTCGGAATGCTGGTAGAGATGCAGGCTCTGGAGGCTCAGGAGTCGAAAGTCTTACAAGGAGAGGATCGAGAAGATCCCCCGAGTGTCTGA
- a CDS encoding hypothetical protein (conserved protein of unknown function), translating to MLISMRGTAMVFCLALGLAGCDATRELVKAPFDATTAVSNGTTQGASELTEPTKEFTSSTTPGTRVGDDNLIRAKQRLHKFAASNFDNLQHEIATGRGEYLTSLATLAQIPAEGHPKFFSRLQKRYSTFYTAGPAPEDLTHRLVDAVWLQPLGTHPD from the coding sequence ATGCTCATCTCTATGCGAGGCACCGCGATGGTGTTCTGCCTTGCGCTTGGACTTGCGGGCTGTGATGCCACGCGTGAACTTGTCAAAGCCCCATTCGATGCCACCACTGCCGTGTCGAACGGCACAACCCAGGGTGCGTCAGAGCTCACGGAGCCGACGAAGGAATTCACATCCAGCACCACGCCTGGCACACGGGTTGGAGACGACAATCTCATAAGAGCTAAGCAGAGGCTCCACAAGTTTGCGGCCTCTAATTTCGATAATCTCCAGCACGAGATTGCAACAGGTCGTGGGGAATATTTGACATCATTGGCGACTTTGGCCCAGATTCCCGCTGAGGGTCATCCGAAATTTTTCAGCCGACTCCAGAAACGATACTCGACTTTCTATACTGCTGGTCCGGCACCAGAGGACTTGACCCACCGGCTTGTCGACGCCGTTTGGTTACAACCTCTCGGCACACACCCCGATTAA
- a CDS encoding hypothetical protein (conserved protein of unknown function), producing MIGLLIGAFLVMATVLGLAIESGAGEGTAQVEKAKGEMKGAAEETKGELKALKEEVKGNDVKAEMERAKGNVKGAVERGKGKAKELSEKMKD from the coding sequence ATGATCGGACTATTGATAGGAGCATTTTTAGTTATGGCGACTGTGCTGGGACTGGCAATCGAGAGTGGAGCAGGGGAGGGTACGGCGCAGGTGGAAAAAGCCAAAGGTGAGATGAAGGGAGCCGCAGAGGAGACAAAAGGGGAGTTGAAGGCGTTGAAGGAAGAAGTCAAGGGCAACGATGTCAAAGCGGAAATGGAAAGGGCGAAAGGCAATGTAAAGGGGGCGGTCGAACGAGGGAAAGGGAAGGCTAAAGAGTTGTCAGAAAAGATGAAGGACTGA
- a CDS encoding hypothetical protein (conserved protein of unknown function), whose protein sequence is MNRTEALEKTGEQVARKTEDLAQRAGEKSREMADTLGDKAQRASEKARDVAENVGDRIAGASDVIQGKLRETSKEVGEVVSAVSDKVRSSAQYLEESSVQEVVEDVTTLIKRYPIHAVIIGAGIGFLLARGRSR, encoded by the coding sequence ATGAATCGGACAGAAGCACTCGAAAAGACCGGTGAGCAGGTGGCGCGAAAGACGGAAGATCTTGCCCAAAGAGCTGGTGAGAAGAGTCGTGAGATGGCGGATACCCTGGGAGATAAGGCACAAAGGGCGAGCGAAAAGGCCCGTGACGTAGCGGAGAATGTAGGGGACAGGATTGCTGGTGCGTCGGACGTGATTCAAGGAAAGTTGCGGGAAACCAGCAAGGAGGTCGGTGAAGTCGTCAGTGCGGTTTCAGACAAGGTTCGCTCATCCGCTCAGTACCTTGAAGAGTCGAGTGTGCAAGAGGTGGTAGAGGATGTCACAACACTTATCAAACGATATCCGATCCATGCGGTCATCATCGGTGCGGGGATTGGGTTCCTTCTCGCGCGAGGCCGTTCACGGTAG
- a CDS encoding hypothetical protein (conserved protein of unknown function), with the protein MDSIGNEKQGPQAARADTPRADTPGVLSLLQGIIEDIQTLASQQVRLAKHELQFEGARAASMIVAAIFAVILAALCMMLLFIASVAALHEVAGLPIWMSCCIMAFVVLVVTISLFVYLKQQAQRLRLLPFRSFQTVKEDIRWIKEWITSPRM; encoded by the coding sequence ATGGACTCCATAGGGAACGAAAAACAGGGTCCGCAAGCAGCACGAGCCGATACCCCACGAGCCGATACCCCTGGGGTGCTGAGTCTTCTGCAAGGGATCATCGAAGACATACAGACTCTGGCCTCTCAACAGGTCCGACTAGCCAAGCATGAACTCCAGTTTGAAGGTGCCCGTGCGGCCAGTATGATTGTCGCGGCTATTTTTGCCGTCATACTGGCCGCACTTTGCATGATGTTGCTGTTCATAGCGTCTGTTGCCGCACTTCATGAGGTCGCTGGATTACCGATATGGATGAGCTGCTGCATCATGGCCTTTGTTGTTCTTGTCGTGACCATTAGCCTCTTTGTTTATCTCAAGCAGCAGGCGCAACGTTTGCGCCTGTTGCCTTTCCGCTCATTCCAGACGGTGAAGGAGGACATTCGATGGATAAAGGAATGGATCACATCGCCCAGGATGTGA
- a CDS encoding hypothetical protein (conserved protein of unknown function): protein MDKGMDHIAQDVKDIVQTRTAIADKLDKLEHRFTSTVEEAKMMAEDFADRAQAVVEDTVESVKEVTDPSRLASNYPWLMVSGAIMTGFAVGRLIAQEQTRVIPYYPPGSHAADVMPESASEPTMKEGVYPFYPQSSVDESSTSTSSTSSPTSSILTYLGPLIAEALEQVRGDLVEIGKSTLRTWLKEAVQGGRTGSSASTGSSPSRNHDHQATARDTDYQPHTQTVG from the coding sequence ATGGATAAAGGAATGGATCACATCGCCCAGGATGTGAAGGACATTGTTCAAACACGGACTGCTATCGCGGATAAATTGGATAAGCTCGAGCACCGCTTCACCTCTACAGTTGAGGAAGCCAAGATGATGGCCGAAGACTTCGCCGATCGGGCGCAAGCTGTGGTGGAAGATACGGTCGAGTCTGTAAAGGAAGTGACGGATCCATCTCGTCTGGCTTCCAACTATCCCTGGCTCATGGTGAGTGGCGCTATCATGACGGGCTTTGCCGTGGGACGCCTTATCGCGCAAGAGCAAACCCGCGTGATCCCCTATTATCCTCCTGGATCTCATGCCGCTGACGTGATGCCTGAATCGGCTTCGGAACCTACGATGAAAGAAGGTGTCTATCCATTCTATCCACAATCATCGGTGGATGAGTCCTCCACATCCACGTCATCGACTTCTTCACCGACATCCTCGATCTTGACGTATCTAGGCCCGTTGATCGCCGAGGCACTGGAGCAAGTGAGAGGCGATCTGGTGGAGATTGGCAAATCTACCCTGCGAACTTGGCTTAAAGAGGCGGTACAAGGAGGACGTACAGGGTCCTCAGCCTCTACAGGATCATCTCCCAGCAGGAATCATGACCACCAGGCCACCGCACGCGATACAGACTACCAGCCTCATACACAGACGGTTGGTTGA
- a CDS encoding hypothetical protein (conserved membrane protein of unknown function): MNRPFDHHQTKAIRAHPIVLGTLTIVTLAGTFLIDTGLSDGAAAWAPYCIAIVLALQWKGAAAIAPVTISALILLVAGFLLEPPGDLQSETTNRAIGAATLTVLALVCLYIDSRRSKHRKTFTATISRMTQLQLFVDGLKKAAIALTDLRGRVTEWNQAAQKLTGHPIEQVIGQPVFRVFLSLETRTGGWSKTYRSARMEGAAIHKTVYHQQDGSLTYVNIMVRPLRNKVGRLHGYALTLHGQ; encoded by the coding sequence ATGAATCGTCCATTCGACCACCATCAGACGAAGGCAATACGCGCCCACCCCATCGTACTTGGAACCTTGACCATCGTGACGCTCGCTGGCACGTTTCTCATTGATACAGGATTGTCTGACGGAGCGGCGGCATGGGCTCCCTACTGCATCGCCATTGTTCTGGCCCTGCAGTGGAAAGGAGCCGCTGCCATCGCGCCCGTGACAATTTCAGCGTTAATCCTCCTGGTCGCAGGATTCTTGCTGGAGCCGCCTGGAGATCTGCAGAGTGAGACCACCAATCGTGCTATTGGTGCAGCGACCTTGACCGTCTTGGCCCTCGTTTGCCTGTACATCGACTCGCGGCGATCCAAACACCGAAAAACATTCACCGCAACCATCTCACGAATGACCCAGCTACAGCTTTTTGTCGATGGCTTAAAAAAAGCGGCGATTGCACTGACCGACCTGCGAGGGCGGGTCACTGAATGGAACCAGGCGGCACAGAAACTAACCGGGCATCCAATTGAACAGGTAATCGGACAACCAGTTTTCCGCGTCTTCTTGAGCCTTGAAACCAGAACCGGTGGTTGGTCAAAGACCTACCGGAGCGCCCGTATGGAGGGTGCTGCAATCCATAAGACTGTGTACCACCAACAAGACGGGTCTCTCACATATGTCAATATTATGGTGAGGCCGCTTCGGAATAAAGTCGGGCGGCTTCACGGATATGCCCTTACTCTTCATGGTCAATAA
- a CDS encoding hypothetical protein (conserved protein of unknown function) — protein MPSQDISRDMKNMKIAGCDVQLLFVNSDGDWTVVGTLASGIAENKKQETITSGPWATRDLAEQKALEQITLLLGHNEDRSTSRVHNPGESTTDEQSVE, from the coding sequence ATGCCATCACAAGACATCTCTCGGGACATGAAGAATATGAAGATCGCCGGCTGCGATGTGCAGTTGCTGTTCGTGAACTCCGACGGCGATTGGACCGTCGTGGGGACGTTAGCGAGCGGGATTGCGGAAAATAAGAAGCAAGAAACTATTACGAGCGGCCCGTGGGCCACGCGAGATCTCGCCGAACAAAAGGCATTGGAGCAGATCACACTGCTTTTGGGCCATAACGAAGATCGCAGTACCTCGCGCGTGCATAATCCTGGGGAATCGACGACGGACGAGCAGTCCGTCGAATGA
- a CDS encoding hypothetical protein (conserved protein of unknown function) produces MRVLVRPRVRHGKRHVTGTSDSRSIQQLRLLRQSGDCTRCGGLLVHERMEGIDYYLFEQQGPALRCVQCGDLIDPVILSNRLA; encoded by the coding sequence ATGAGAGTTTTAGTCCGACCGCGAGTACGGCATGGGAAGCGACACGTCACAGGCACGAGCGACTCTCGTTCTATCCAACAGCTTCGGCTGTTGAGGCAATCCGGAGATTGTACGCGTTGTGGAGGATTATTAGTGCACGAGCGCATGGAGGGGATCGATTACTACTTATTTGAGCAGCAAGGGCCTGCTTTACGCTGCGTTCAGTGTGGCGATCTGATCGATCCGGTGATCCTCAGCAATCGCCTAGCCTAG
- a CDS encoding Putative sensor histidine kinase gives MGGGLYWFDTDWKFQWAPCSILSMADEFRATAGWLYEAIIDITEHKLAEQTLIWSAEELERQVAERTALLSRSQERLRALLHQLTRTEHQERRRIAVELHDYLAQLLVAAHLKMAQDTRPTKTEQDRTVVQDLERILDEALTYIRSLVAKLSPPVLYHLGLPAAVQWLAEQMEEHQLIVETALDLPPDLTKLPDDVAAILFQSVRELLFNVVKHAGLPHVRIALHTTADQNLVIVVTDQGRGFEVDQLDQASISATSFGLFSIKERMEALGGSVQIMSRVGQGTSVTLVCPLTSPKRAGSFPVIVGAHKGILRVPHSVPSSSIRILLADDHAMVRQGIRALLDRHDDLLVVGEAWDGRHACELAGALNPDVIVMDANMPHLDGIEATRRIKHDYPHIVIIGLSVQSAAQVANSMLQAGASRYLTKESAGDQLYETIMAAVV, from the coding sequence ATGGGCGGCGGGCTATACTGGTTCGACACCGATTGGAAGTTTCAGTGGGCGCCTTGCTCTATTTTATCCATGGCCGATGAGTTCAGGGCAACGGCTGGTTGGTTGTATGAGGCGATTATCGACATCACGGAACACAAGCTGGCGGAGCAAACCTTGATTTGGTCAGCGGAGGAACTTGAGCGCCAAGTCGCCGAGCGGACGGCGCTGTTGAGCCGTTCCCAAGAGCGATTGCGGGCGCTCTTGCACCAGCTCACGCGCACCGAGCATCAGGAACGGCGGCGTATCGCCGTTGAATTGCACGACTACCTTGCACAACTCCTCGTTGCGGCACACTTGAAAATGGCACAGGACACACGACCGACGAAAACCGAACAAGACCGAACCGTGGTACAGGATCTGGAACGGATCCTGGACGAGGCCCTCACCTATATACGCTCGCTGGTCGCCAAGCTGAGTCCTCCTGTGTTGTACCATCTCGGACTCCCTGCTGCAGTGCAATGGCTAGCCGAGCAGATGGAAGAGCATCAGCTGATCGTCGAGACGGCGCTCGACCTTCCTCCCGATCTCACGAAGTTGCCGGATGACGTGGCCGCCATCCTTTTTCAGTCTGTGCGAGAACTGCTCTTCAATGTCGTCAAACATGCCGGCCTCCCCCACGTCCGCATCGCGTTACATACGACCGCGGATCAGAATCTTGTGATCGTAGTCACCGACCAAGGCCGAGGATTTGAGGTCGATCAATTGGATCAGGCGTCCATTTCTGCGACCTCCTTCGGTCTATTCAGCATCAAAGAACGAATGGAGGCTCTCGGTGGGTCCGTGCAGATCATGAGTCGCGTCGGCCAAGGCACGTCGGTGACGTTAGTGTGTCCGTTGACATCCCCGAAGCGGGCCGGATCGTTCCCAGTGATCGTCGGTGCGCATAAGGGAATACTCAGGGTACCGCACTCGGTGCCGTCAAGCTCGATTCGGATCCTGTTGGCCGATGATCACGCCATGGTCCGCCAGGGGATTCGGGCGCTGCTTGACCGACACGACGACTTACTCGTAGTGGGCGAAGCATGGGATGGACGGCATGCCTGCGAGCTTGCGGGGGCCCTCAATCCCGATGTCATCGTCATGGATGCCAATATGCCACACCTCGATGGGATCGAAGCCACTCGTCGCATCAAGCACGACTACCCTCACATAGTGATCATCGGATTGTCCGTGCAATCCGCGGCTCAAGTTGCGAATAGCATGCTCCAGGCCGGCGCCAGCCGCTATTTGACAAAAGAGTCGGCGGGAGATCAGCTGTACGAGACGATCATGGCCGCAGTGGTTTAA
- a CDS encoding hypothetical protein (DUF1328 domain-containing protein), whose translation MLSWAITFLVVAIIAGVLGLSGVAGTATSIAYALFVIFIILALVGFITGRKPTSMN comes from the coding sequence ATGTTGAGTTGGGCAATCACATTTCTCGTCGTCGCAATCATCGCAGGAGTACTAGGGTTATCCGGAGTGGCGGGTACGGCTACAAGCATTGCCTATGCGTTGTTCGTCATTTTTATTATTCTTGCGCTTGTTGGATTTATAACCGGGCGTAAACCAACAAGTATGAATTAG
- a CDS encoding hypothetical protein (conserved protein of unknown function): protein MSIWKNRFIVPAALLMLMGFASLGGMEKAGAEGIFDDVDAGLFSIGGRGTYFDPKDGDGQWFGGAQVRVHPIRFLAVEGSVDYRRNDFGETRVHSYPVQGSLMIYPLGLKRISPFILGGGGWYYTTVTGPGNFDDTQHRFGGHVGGGLQVFINKHFSADASYRHIWLEKVQSKDVSLVDKKFDDTGHMITVGLNVHF, encoded by the coding sequence ATGAGCATATGGAAGAATCGGTTCATAGTCCCCGCAGCATTACTGATGCTGATGGGGTTTGCGTCATTGGGAGGCATGGAAAAGGCAGGAGCCGAAGGTATTTTTGACGATGTGGATGCTGGATTGTTCTCCATCGGCGGACGTGGGACGTATTTTGATCCGAAGGATGGTGACGGCCAATGGTTTGGGGGCGCGCAGGTCCGTGTGCATCCGATTCGATTCTTAGCCGTGGAAGGCTCCGTTGACTATCGCCGGAACGATTTTGGTGAGACGAGGGTGCATTCCTATCCTGTACAGGGATCATTGATGATCTATCCGTTGGGCCTCAAGCGAATTTCTCCATTTATCCTTGGTGGAGGTGGGTGGTACTACACGACAGTCACGGGTCCCGGCAATTTCGACGATACGCAACACCGATTCGGCGGCCATGTTGGAGGAGGCTTGCAGGTGTTTATTAATAAACATTTTTCGGCAGACGCCTCCTATCGGCATATCTGGCTGGAAAAAGTCCAGTCGAAGGATGTGTCCCTGGTCGATAAAAAGTTTGACGATACCGGGCACATGATTACCGTCGGGTTGAATGTTCACTTCTGA
- a CDS encoding putative Histidine kinase: MTERRVTVIGLVLGLIVLAGLIAYAVDRSVEQATQRGKFREIRNVVEHILAFQSYVSSAESAQRGFLLTHDPQYLGTYDVALEKIPSALTFLEQTIEQDTFQQEHMTRLRLLTETKLAELRASLDMAQTNTEEAINFVRSNAGKLLMDDLERDLKAILDHEYELLRVTDQQERQVADEVFQTIIGATLLAMLVLGVGTYRVVRDSGARELVDQLRDQARLLNLAPIMTRDMDGRILSWSKGYERLYGWTENEAVGTISHDLLKTYGSTSLDEARATLLREGQWAGELTHTRRDGTTIPVAASWTVLKEDRRRPIAVVEVNTDISELKAAQTALNESEGRFRVLADNISQFAWVADEKGWIYWYNNRWFEYTGTTLSEMNGWGWMKVHHPDHVDRVVEKFARCLETGEAWEDTFPLRGRDGQYRWFLSRAVPIHNVQGKVLQWFGTNTDITSQYQTEQALINQTTLTQSILDSLHIHIAVIDVRGMIVQVTAGWEHFAREHLIPSSVESFGTTVNYLDLVRRAADSDEKARRALEGMEAVLSGRLGVFEQEYLSPSPSKRCWYRMSVVPLNTSEGGAVISHHDITTRKIAEEAQAFLAAIVTSSPDAIITKSVDGMILTWNRGAEGLFGYTRDEIVGQRVNRLVPEELQEEELHLRHRALRGTSVEQFETTRLHKSGRLVEVSISMSPVLDETGVIIATAQTMRDITFRKQAELAMQASEERFRTLTTSIPQLVWSCRPDGACEYLSEQWFAYTGTTMEENLGYGWLSLIHPEDVSMVDRSWKEAVASGLPYSVEYRLRAGDGTYRWQLARATPQRKPDGGIVRWFGTTTDISSQKDTESTLEQINALLESKSKALTAANKELEAFSYSVSHDLRAPLRTMTGFAQALIEDYGTTLEPEAVRFLTTISNGARQMGRLIDDLLSFSRLSRQGLLMSPISIAELVKEIRDELAADQADRIVDWQVADLPTCLGDRTTIKLVLANLLGNALKYTRPRNVATIQIGWQRDKQDPKFSRIFVKDNGVGFDMRYANKLFTVFQRLHRAEAFEGTGVGLAIVQRIVHRHRGRVWAEGRLNEGATFWFTLEMTT, from the coding sequence TTGACCGAACGGAGAGTCACAGTTATCGGCCTCGTCCTGGGCTTGATCGTACTGGCAGGACTGATCGCGTACGCCGTCGATCGAAGTGTGGAACAGGCAACGCAACGCGGGAAATTCCGCGAGATCCGAAACGTGGTTGAACACATTCTTGCGTTCCAATCATATGTATCGAGCGCTGAAAGCGCGCAACGCGGTTTCTTGCTGACCCATGATCCGCAATATCTCGGCACCTACGATGTCGCCCTTGAAAAGATTCCATCGGCATTGACCTTCTTAGAACAGACGATCGAGCAAGATACTTTCCAGCAAGAACACATGACCAGGTTGCGTCTGCTGACCGAGACGAAATTAGCTGAGCTTCGCGCGTCGCTCGACATGGCGCAGACCAATACCGAGGAGGCCATTAACTTCGTGCGGAGTAATGCCGGGAAGTTATTGATGGATGACTTGGAGCGCGACCTGAAGGCTATTCTCGATCATGAATACGAACTTCTTCGCGTCACCGATCAGCAAGAGCGTCAGGTCGCCGATGAAGTTTTTCAAACCATCATCGGAGCGACACTGCTGGCGATGCTGGTGCTGGGAGTCGGAACCTACCGTGTCGTTCGTGACTCGGGAGCCAGAGAACTGGTCGATCAACTGCGGGACCAGGCCAGGCTCCTCAATCTTGCGCCCATCATGACCCGAGATATGGACGGCCGTATTCTGTCGTGGAGCAAGGGCTATGAACGCCTCTATGGATGGACAGAGAATGAGGCAGTCGGAACAATCAGCCACGACCTGCTCAAAACTTATGGCAGCACCTCGCTGGATGAGGCCCGTGCCACGCTTCTGAGGGAGGGGCAATGGGCCGGTGAGCTGACGCATACGCGACGGGACGGCACGACGATTCCCGTCGCAGCCAGTTGGACAGTACTCAAGGAGGACAGACGGAGGCCCATAGCCGTCGTTGAGGTGAATACCGACATCTCTGAACTCAAGGCGGCTCAGACAGCCTTGAACGAAAGCGAGGGTCGGTTCCGAGTCCTGGCCGACAATATCTCTCAGTTCGCATGGGTCGCCGACGAAAAGGGATGGATTTATTGGTACAACAACCGATGGTTCGAGTACACCGGGACCACTCTTTCAGAGATGAACGGATGGGGTTGGATGAAGGTTCACCATCCCGACCATGTCGATCGGGTCGTCGAGAAGTTCGCCCGATGTCTTGAGACCGGTGAAGCATGGGAAGATACGTTCCCGCTGCGTGGACGAGATGGTCAATACCGCTGGTTCCTATCCAGGGCCGTTCCGATTCACAATGTACAGGGAAAGGTTCTACAGTGGTTCGGCACCAATACCGATATCACAAGCCAGTATCAGACCGAACAGGCGCTCATCAATCAGACCACCCTGACCCAATCCATCCTCGATTCACTTCACATTCATATCGCCGTCATTGATGTGCGAGGGATGATCGTGCAGGTCACCGCAGGCTGGGAGCATTTTGCGAGGGAACATCTCATCCCATCCTCCGTTGAGTCTTTCGGCACCACCGTCAATTATCTCGACCTCGTGCGCAGAGCTGCCGACTCTGACGAAAAGGCTCGTCGTGCGCTGGAAGGTATGGAAGCAGTCTTGTCGGGACGCCTGGGGGTGTTTGAGCAGGAGTACCTATCCCCTTCTCCGTCAAAGCGATGCTGGTATCGAATGTCCGTGGTTCCTCTGAATACCTCCGAAGGCGGCGCAGTGATCAGCCACCATGATATCACCACCCGCAAGATCGCGGAGGAAGCACAGGCGTTTCTCGCTGCCATCGTGACTAGCAGTCCGGACGCCATCATCACTAAATCAGTCGACGGGATGATTCTTACCTGGAACCGAGGAGCCGAGGGGCTGTTTGGTTACACCAGGGACGAGATCGTCGGCCAACGAGTGAATCGATTGGTGCCCGAGGAGTTGCAAGAGGAGGAGCTACATCTCCGTCACCGTGCCCTGCGCGGCACAAGCGTAGAACAGTTTGAAACCACTCGGCTACACAAGTCTGGTCGGCTGGTCGAGGTTTCTATCAGCATGTCGCCGGTCCTCGACGAAACCGGTGTGATCATTGCTACTGCACAGACGATGCGGGATATTACCTTCCGTAAACAGGCAGAGCTGGCGATGCAGGCAAGCGAGGAGCGATTCCGCACGCTGACAACGAGTATTCCACAGTTGGTGTGGTCTTGCCGACCCGATGGGGCGTGCGAATATCTAAGCGAACAGTGGTTCGCCTATACCGGTACAACGATGGAAGAGAATCTTGGATACGGCTGGTTATCATTGATTCACCCGGAGGACGTCTCCATGGTCGACCGGTCATGGAAAGAGGCCGTGGCATCTGGGCTTCCTTATAGCGTCGAATATCGGCTGAGGGCCGGCGACGGAACCTATCGCTGGCAGCTGGCCCGCGCAACCCCGCAAAGGAAGCCCGATGGAGGCATTGTACGGTGGTTCGGCACCACCACCGATATTTCATCCCAAAAGGACACGGAATCTACCCTTGAACAGATCAATGCCCTGCTGGAATCCAAAAGCAAGGCGCTTACGGCGGCGAACAAAGAGCTGGAGGCATTTTCCTATTCTGTGTCGCACGACCTTCGCGCACCGCTCCGGACCATGACGGGATTTGCTCAGGCATTGATCGAAGATTATGGCACGACGCTTGAGCCAGAAGCGGTACGCTTTCTCACGACCATCTCCAATGGTGCCCGTCAAATGGGTCGCCTGATCGACGACCTTCTTTCGTTTTCTCGACTGTCACGCCAGGGTTTGCTCATGAGCCCGATCTCCATTGCTGAGTTGGTGAAAGAGATTCGTGACGAACTGGCCGCGGATCAAGCCGATCGAATTGTCGACTGGCAAGTCGCCGATCTTCCGACCTGTCTGGGCGATCGGACGACCATCAAACTAGTCCTTGCCAACCTGCTCGGCAATGCGCTTAAATACACCCGCCCTCGTAATGTTGCGACAATTCAGATCGGATGGCAACGCGACAAGCAGGACCCGAAGTTCTCCCGTATTTTTGTGAAAGACAACGGCGTCGGCTTTGACATGCGGTATGCGAACAAACTGTTTACCGTATTTCAGCGATTGCATCGAGCAGAGGCGTTCGAAGGTACCGGCGTGGGCCTGGCCATCGTGCAGCGTATCGTGCACCGACACCGAGGGCGAGTCTGGGCCGAGGGACGGCTTAACGAAGGGGCCACCTTCTGGTTCACATTGGAAATGACCACATGA
- a CDS encoding putative methanogenesis regulatory protein FilR2: protein MISSIHSEILLVEDNPDDAELTIRALKKSNVMNRMSVVQDGAEALEYLFGTGQYAHLENSNLPKVVLLDLKLPLVSGIEVLRRCKEDQRTRQLPIVVLTSSREEPDIETCYKLGVNSYIVKPVDFHQFADAIRQIGLYWLLLNEPPHLT, encoded by the coding sequence ATGATTAGTTCTATACATTCCGAGATTCTTTTGGTCGAAGATAACCCGGACGATGCGGAGTTGACCATTCGAGCCTTAAAAAAAAGCAACGTCATGAATCGGATGAGTGTGGTTCAGGATGGAGCCGAAGCTCTGGAATATCTGTTTGGCACAGGACAATATGCCCATCTCGAAAATTCAAATCTTCCTAAAGTAGTCTTGCTCGATCTGAAACTGCCGTTGGTGAGCGGGATAGAGGTGTTGCGTCGATGCAAGGAAGACCAGCGGACCCGTCAACTCCCTATTGTTGTATTGACATCTTCCCGCGAGGAGCCTGACATCGAAACGTGTTATAAACTCGGTGTAAATAGCTATATTGTGAAACCTGTCGATTTTCATCAATTCGCGGATGCCATTCGCCAGATCGGCTTGTACTGGCTGCTCCTGAATGAGCCGCCGCACCTTACATAA